From Vibrio fortis, a single genomic window includes:
- a CDS encoding efflux RND transporter periplasmic adaptor subunit — MKLTLISKTIAFALITFGAPSVFAENTDHVPVTVEQATTQIFTSSINEVGKIRATDSAALTFSASEKLLKIHFKDGDFVKKGDVIAQLDDTTAKADLDKAKSSLALAKSKLKRVQELLKKQPDSMSQQDVEELKEQANLAAADFRQKEALMNNYLLVAPFDGQLTNFSHSVGSRIDSSNVLVSLIKLDPVEVQYSIGQSDLGSAKLGQQVSIEVDAFAGETFKGVVDYIAPAVDESSGRVEIHAHIKNPDHRLVPGMFAKLNQVTSDEAPELVVSQNAVLAKDNTRFVWVVNGETIEQRVVELGVNTNDGHVVIEDGLLLGEKIVVTGQQNLKKSSLVKVINTSPTESVSESTTSVEVHGGPKAYLIHEPENTSSVENGSDGNSPETIQPETTESVILDSKNENSPQKSTEAKQVGVNNEAS; from the coding sequence ATGAAATTGACCTTAATTAGTAAAACAATTGCCTTCGCACTTATTACATTCGGTGCACCTTCTGTGTTCGCAGAAAATACTGATCACGTACCAGTTACAGTGGAACAGGCAACGACTCAAATTTTTACTTCTTCAATTAATGAAGTTGGTAAAATTCGTGCCACTGACTCTGCTGCACTCACTTTTAGCGCATCAGAAAAGCTTCTCAAAATTCACTTTAAAGATGGTGATTTTGTAAAAAAAGGCGATGTAATCGCACAACTGGATGACACGACAGCTAAGGCTGATTTAGACAAGGCAAAAAGTTCACTGGCTTTAGCCAAATCTAAACTCAAGCGTGTGCAAGAGCTACTCAAAAAGCAGCCGGATTCAATGTCTCAACAAGATGTTGAAGAACTCAAAGAGCAAGCAAACTTGGCAGCCGCAGATTTCCGTCAAAAAGAAGCACTAATGAACAACTATTTGTTGGTTGCGCCGTTTGATGGTCAGCTAACCAACTTTAGCCACTCTGTTGGCAGTCGAATCGACAGCTCTAACGTGTTGGTGAGTTTGATCAAACTTGATCCGGTTGAGGTTCAATACTCAATTGGACAGTCAGACTTAGGCTCTGCAAAGCTTGGTCAACAGGTATCGATTGAAGTGGATGCTTTTGCCGGAGAAACGTTTAAAGGGGTAGTGGATTATATTGCTCCAGCTGTTGATGAGAGTTCAGGTCGTGTCGAGATTCACGCTCATATTAAGAACCCCGATCATCGCCTTGTTCCGGGTATGTTTGCCAAATTAAACCAAGTGACTAGCGATGAGGCTCCGGAGTTAGTGGTATCTCAAAACGCAGTCCTGGCTAAAGACAATACCCGTTTTGTTTGGGTGGTGAACGGAGAGACGATTGAACAAAGAGTGGTTGAGCTTGGTGTTAATACCAACGATGGTCACGTTGTCATTGAAGATGGGCTGCTACTGGGTGAAAAGATTGTTGTCACGGGTCAACAGAATCTAAAAAAGAGCTCTTTGGTTAAAGTGATCAACACCTCACCAACGGAATCGGTATCGGAATCAACAACCTCTGTAGAAGTACATGGCGGGCCGAAAGCCTATTTAATTCATGAACCGGAAAACACATCATCGGTAGAAAATGGTTCAGATGGCAATTCTCCAGAAACCATTCAACCAGAAACGACAGAATCAGTGATTTTAGATTCAAAAAATGAAAACTCACCACAAAAAAGCACGGAAGCGAAGCAAGTAGGAGTGAACAATGAAGCTTCCTGA
- a CDS encoding efflux RND transporter permease subunit gives MKLPEICIKHPVFASVLSIAIVLIGLLSFQKLSIQYFPEHKTPSATVTAAINGASAEFMSRNVADKLITAATGLDSVKTMTTDCQEGTCSLKIMFEDDVDDVEYTGLMNNLRSSVEAIGDFPPSMTDQPTVTDDSSDTSMPSNVITFVNSGNMSKQEMFDYISQQVVPQFKHIQGVGGVWGPYGGSSKAVRVWLQPDRMMALNISASDVVGTLSSYNATFTAGTIKGQVRDFSINPVNQVTSVEDVRDLVIRVDNGKIIRVGDIADVKMGEESLTPSILRVDDKLAMSIQVLPLKSENPVTVADRVKLQIEDIQSQLPEGIEMKMVYNQADFIKAAIDQGFMTLVEAVVLVSAVVVIFLGSFRVASIPIIMIPVCVIGVFAVMWGLGFSINVLTILAIILAIGLVVDDAIVVAENCYRHIEEGETPLNAALKGCREIVFPVIAMTLTLAVVYLPIGLMAGLTADLFRQFAFTLAAAVIISGFVALTLSPMMSAYLMKPVSTPAKWYSVVDSKLNKLSDYYSAELNKWFERKALMTGIALVMVALSAVAVWKMPQVLLPTEDTGFVEVTSTPPTGVGRQYHLDNNAQLSQVFKDNDSVEANLSYIEGTPTNHVLLKPWGEREKSADELVNEFIANAKSSVSAYGMSFKVRTADNLNIATNMVLELTTVNRDTDALSETAHKVVEALESYEGVTNVSNSMLRDQLRYDLSIDRNAIVLSGVDYGNVTNALSTFLGSVKAADLQADDGYTYPIQVQVNLNALGDFKVLDKLYVDSESGQRLPLSQFVSIKQVTSESNFKTFMGQDSAEITADLMPGFTPSDVKAYVDQAVPELLDESQSYEFNGVVKDLIDSSAGAQVLFVLALVFIFLILAAQFESFVDPMIILLTVPLCIVGAVLTLSVFGQSLNIYSKIGLLTLVGLVTKHGILLVEFANEQRKKGATAKQAAVVSARSRLRPILMTSLTMILGSLPLALAEGPGSLGRINIGLVLVGGLTVGTFFSLFLVPVAYVGMANLKNADLLAKLRTKAA, from the coding sequence ATGAAGCTTCCTGAGATTTGTATTAAGCACCCGGTGTTTGCATCGGTGCTTAGCATCGCTATTGTATTGATTGGTCTACTATCCTTTCAGAAATTATCCATTCAATACTTCCCTGAACATAAAACACCATCGGCTACGGTTACAGCCGCGATCAATGGTGCTAGCGCAGAATTCATGTCACGTAATGTTGCAGACAAGCTCATAACAGCAGCAACTGGGCTTGATAGCGTGAAAACTATGACCACAGACTGCCAAGAAGGTACCTGTAGTCTAAAGATCATGTTTGAAGATGACGTAGACGATGTTGAATACACTGGCTTAATGAACAACCTACGCAGTAGTGTTGAAGCAATTGGTGATTTTCCGCCGAGTATGACAGATCAGCCGACGGTAACGGATGACTCTTCCGATACAAGCATGCCAAGTAACGTGATCACCTTTGTTAACTCAGGCAACATGTCAAAGCAGGAGATGTTTGATTACATCAGCCAACAAGTTGTACCTCAATTCAAGCACATTCAAGGTGTGGGTGGTGTGTGGGGGCCATATGGTGGTAGCTCGAAAGCCGTACGTGTTTGGTTACAACCGGATCGTATGATGGCACTTAACATCAGTGCGTCTGATGTCGTCGGCACACTTAGTTCTTACAACGCGACCTTTACGGCGGGTACGATTAAAGGGCAAGTTCGCGATTTCTCCATTAACCCTGTAAACCAAGTCACCAGCGTTGAAGATGTTCGTGATCTTGTAATTCGAGTCGATAATGGAAAGATCATCCGCGTTGGCGACATTGCCGATGTGAAAATGGGTGAAGAGAGCTTAACGCCAAGTATCCTCCGCGTTGATGATAAGCTGGCAATGTCTATTCAAGTTCTGCCACTTAAGAGCGAAAACCCAGTTACGGTAGCAGACCGAGTAAAGCTGCAGATCGAAGATATCCAGTCGCAGTTGCCAGAAGGCATTGAGATGAAGATGGTTTACAACCAAGCTGACTTCATCAAAGCAGCAATAGACCAAGGCTTTATGACGCTAGTAGAGGCCGTTGTTCTGGTATCAGCGGTTGTGGTTATCTTTTTGGGTTCTTTCCGAGTCGCTTCGATTCCAATTATCATGATTCCAGTGTGCGTTATTGGCGTATTTGCTGTGATGTGGGGGCTAGGTTTTAGCATCAACGTTCTCACCATATTGGCGATCATTCTCGCAATTGGTTTGGTTGTGGATGATGCAATTGTGGTTGCAGAGAACTGTTATCGTCATATTGAAGAGGGCGAGACGCCACTGAATGCCGCGTTAAAAGGGTGCCGAGAGATCGTGTTCCCAGTGATTGCGATGACGCTAACTCTAGCTGTCGTTTATCTACCTATTGGTTTGATGGCTGGCCTAACTGCTGATTTGTTTAGACAATTTGCATTCACGTTGGCTGCGGCCGTGATTATCTCTGGTTTTGTGGCGTTGACCTTGTCGCCAATGATGAGTGCGTACCTAATGAAGCCGGTATCCACACCTGCAAAATGGTACTCAGTTGTTGATTCCAAACTGAATAAACTATCAGACTACTACAGTGCTGAGTTGAACAAATGGTTTGAACGCAAAGCTCTGATGACAGGAATTGCTTTAGTCATGGTGGCTCTATCTGCAGTTGCTGTATGGAAAATGCCTCAAGTTTTGCTACCGACTGAAGATACTGGCTTTGTAGAGGTGACATCAACGCCCCCAACAGGTGTTGGCCGTCAGTACCATCTAGACAATAACGCCCAGCTTAGTCAGGTATTCAAAGACAATGATTCTGTGGAAGCGAACCTATCTTACATCGAAGGCACGCCAACGAACCACGTTTTACTGAAGCCTTGGGGCGAGAGAGAGAAATCCGCAGATGAACTGGTTAATGAGTTCATTGCTAACGCTAAAAGCAGTGTGTCAGCTTACGGCATGTCTTTTAAAGTGCGTACTGCAGATAACCTCAATATCGCGACTAACATGGTTCTTGAGCTGACGACGGTGAATCGAGATACCGATGCGCTGTCTGAAACGGCACATAAGGTCGTTGAAGCGTTAGAAAGCTATGAAGGTGTGACCAACGTCAGCAACTCTATGTTACGTGACCAACTACGCTATGACCTTTCAATCGATCGTAATGCCATTGTGTTGTCTGGTGTTGATTATGGCAATGTGACCAATGCACTCTCGACTTTCCTGGGTTCGGTGAAAGCGGCTGACTTGCAAGCAGACGACGGTTATACCTATCCGATTCAAGTCCAAGTTAATCTTAATGCTTTAGGTGACTTTAAGGTATTAGATAAGCTATATGTCGATTCAGAATCTGGTCAGCGACTGCCATTGTCTCAGTTTGTATCGATCAAACAAGTGACCTCTGAATCGAACTTTAAAACCTTTATGGGTCAAGACAGTGCTGAAATTACCGCTGATTTAATGCCTGGTTTTACTCCTAGTGACGTTAAAGCATACGTTGACCAAGCGGTACCAGAGTTGCTTGATGAGTCTCAGAGTTATGAATTCAATGGCGTGGTGAAAGATCTTATTGATTCAAGTGCAGGGGCACAGGTTCTATTCGTGTTGGCGCTTGTCTTTATTTTCCTAATCTTGGCGGCGCAGTTCGAAAGCTTTGTCGATCCGATGATCATTCTACTGACAGTACCACTGTGTATTGTGGGGGCTGTTTTGACTTTATCGGTATTTGGACAGAGCTTAAATATCTACTCTAAGATCGGTTTGCTAACCCTAGTCGGCCTGGTTACCAAGCACGGTATCTTGCTGGTGGAATTTGCGAACGAACAGCGCAAGAAGGGGGCGACAGCAAAACAAGCGGCGGTAGTGAGTGCACGTTCTCGACTCAGACCTATTCTAATGACGTCTTTGACGATGATACTTGGTTCATTACCATTGGCACTGGCAGAAGGGCCTGGTTCATTGGGTCGCATTAATATCGGTTTAGTCCTAGTTGGTGGCTTAACCGTTGGTACTTTCTTCTCATTGTTCCTAGTACCCGTAGCTTATGTTGGAATGGCAAACCTAAAAAATGCGGACCTCCTTGCCAAGTTGAGAACGAAAGCGGCTTAA
- a CDS encoding outer membrane protein transport protein, translating to MNNRVLITSTVALLPCLTQAAGFQLNAQSATGLGRAFAGDAVIADSAAVVSKNSAAMAYIDEPMLSVGAVYIDSEIDVSNVSYTPIVGDTETLDDQSLGQGTLVPNFHYVHPLSNSKFTLGATVHSNFGTDVEFDDSFSASEFGGKTTLSSVNLGLAVAYELSEKINIGGGIDVIYGEGEIYRQVLLNIDGNGVGIGANLGMTYQVNDKHRFGFAYRYSPDIEVDGTVNKLQTSAGTLNVPLPDTIEFSGWHKLNESWAAHYSIQWVNWSEFDALVSTEEGTLKEYQWKDAGHVSVGATYTASSKLTLRTGYMYDASPTDNLTSLSIPDVNRHWLTVGGSYAMTQNSSIDLGVGIVMGETDYVDESLTTIPGSQSNITADVSADALLVGMQYQYRF from the coding sequence ATGAATAATCGAGTTCTGATTACCTCTACAGTTGCACTTTTGCCATGTCTTACACAGGCGGCGGGCTTTCAACTGAACGCACAATCTGCAACTGGCCTCGGTAGAGCTTTTGCTGGTGATGCTGTGATAGCGGACAGCGCGGCGGTGGTATCCAAAAACAGCGCAGCGATGGCATACATTGATGAGCCAATGCTATCGGTTGGCGCAGTCTATATCGACAGCGAGATTGACGTTTCTAATGTGAGCTACACGCCAATAGTTGGTGATACTGAAACGCTCGACGACCAGTCTCTCGGTCAAGGCACCTTGGTTCCTAACTTTCATTACGTACATCCACTTAGTAATAGCAAGTTCACCCTTGGCGCGACAGTGCATTCCAATTTCGGTACAGACGTTGAATTTGATGATTCATTTTCTGCAAGTGAGTTTGGAGGAAAAACCACACTTTCAAGTGTCAACCTAGGCTTGGCAGTGGCTTATGAGTTATCAGAAAAAATCAATATCGGTGGTGGTATCGATGTTATCTATGGCGAGGGTGAAATTTACCGTCAAGTATTACTCAACATAGATGGTAACGGAGTAGGTATTGGCGCCAACCTTGGTATGACATATCAGGTTAATGACAAACACCGATTTGGCTTTGCTTATCGCTATAGTCCAGATATCGAAGTTGACGGTACAGTCAACAAGCTTCAGACGTCGGCCGGAACTTTAAATGTACCACTGCCAGATACCATTGAATTTTCTGGATGGCACAAGCTCAACGAATCATGGGCGGCGCATTACAGTATTCAGTGGGTCAACTGGTCTGAATTTGATGCACTGGTTTCAACAGAGGAAGGTACGCTTAAGGAGTACCAATGGAAAGATGCAGGGCATGTTTCAGTCGGTGCGACTTACACCGCTTCGAGTAAGTTGACTCTTCGTACTGGCTATATGTATGACGCGTCACCAACAGACAACCTGACATCTTTGTCGATTCCTGACGTCAACCGTCACTGGTTGACCGTTGGAGGTAGCTACGCAATGACACAAAACAGCAGCATCGATCTTGGTGTCGGCATTGTGATGGGCGAGACAGATTACGTCGATGAGAGCTTAACGACGATACCTGGATCTCAGAGCAACATTACTGCGGACGTTAGCGCAGACGCACTGTTAGTTGGTATGCAATACCAGTATCGCTTTTAA
- a CDS encoding methyl-accepting chemotaxis protein, translating into MVSLLFTTSHFTRTGEQLHEATLITKELEVRLLNLRRNEKDFLLRSNIKYLDKFENNYRQFQGLESQLTAVLEDLNLANTAQLRQDIADYHKSFTALVAAYQVLGLSDDQGLLGQFHEDLAISFARATDEERLAMYQFNELVEQGSLDLNLLSNAQASFLNSAQQVVDQKMKIGLKHDEGLLGEARAASHKVETQFKEFSGLLKDTTAEQLAKLNLINNALSGTLLVVIIVLSWLIVRSIVGRIESLLTVIRRIVDSNDVSIRSELKGHDELGSLGEYFNQLLDQLEKLISASQKKSQQLTSSTSNMHNELETVIKQFDVQANHTGEMTVSVQEMVSTIGEISESTAIAAEGVQKARLNADKGREVVVETINNITQLSERLSSSQDSISSLNHHVDQIGDAVNIIQGIAEQTNLLALNAAIEAARAGEQGRGFAVVADEVRALASRTHQSTTEITNVVSAIQSQMEASMAEIGECNSQGQRTLSDSESLDSSLQLILSDMEDIQGNSERIASAIEEQGAVMAQVSDSITELSAISNQNTASAQHCLVEVDKVAAQASEMDSAVAQFKTS; encoded by the coding sequence ATGGTGTCTCTACTATTCACCACTTCTCATTTTACTCGAACGGGTGAGCAACTCCACGAAGCTACGTTGATCACCAAAGAGTTAGAAGTCCGCTTGCTCAACCTACGTCGAAACGAGAAAGATTTTCTCCTTCGAAGCAACATCAAATACTTAGATAAGTTTGAAAACAACTATCGTCAGTTTCAGGGGTTAGAATCTCAATTGACGGCCGTGCTTGAAGACTTGAATCTGGCTAATACAGCTCAGCTAAGACAGGATATTGCCGATTATCACAAAAGCTTTACTGCGCTGGTTGCGGCATACCAAGTTTTAGGTTTGTCCGATGACCAGGGTTTATTGGGTCAGTTTCATGAAGACTTGGCGATTAGCTTTGCACGAGCTACAGACGAAGAAAGACTTGCGATGTATCAGTTCAATGAATTGGTTGAGCAGGGTAGCCTTGATCTGAACTTACTGTCGAATGCTCAAGCAAGCTTTCTAAATTCAGCTCAACAAGTTGTCGATCAAAAAATGAAAATTGGTCTTAAACATGATGAGGGATTGTTAGGAGAAGCGCGCGCAGCTTCGCACAAAGTAGAAACTCAGTTTAAAGAATTTTCTGGCCTGCTAAAAGACACGACAGCTGAGCAGCTCGCTAAACTCAATCTCATCAACAATGCGCTGAGTGGTACGCTACTTGTAGTCATCATTGTTTTGAGCTGGTTGATTGTGCGTTCTATCGTCGGTCGTATTGAGTCGCTGCTGACGGTTATCCGTCGTATTGTCGATTCGAACGATGTCTCAATTCGTTCAGAGTTAAAAGGGCACGATGAGTTGGGTTCATTGGGTGAATACTTCAATCAGTTGTTGGATCAGTTAGAAAAACTGATCTCTGCATCTCAGAAGAAGTCTCAGCAGCTCACGTCAAGCACATCTAACATGCACAATGAGCTGGAAACGGTCATCAAGCAGTTTGATGTTCAAGCTAACCACACAGGCGAAATGACCGTTTCTGTGCAAGAGATGGTATCTACAATCGGTGAGATCTCAGAAAGCACAGCAATTGCCGCTGAAGGCGTACAAAAAGCCCGTCTTAATGCAGATAAAGGCCGTGAGGTTGTGGTTGAAACCATCAATAACATTACACAACTGTCTGAGCGCTTATCGAGTAGCCAAGACTCTATCAGTTCATTGAACCATCATGTTGATCAGATTGGTGATGCGGTGAACATTATCCAAGGTATTGCTGAGCAGACGAACCTGTTAGCACTGAACGCTGCGATTGAAGCAGCACGTGCAGGCGAGCAAGGTCGCGGTTTTGCGGTAGTAGCGGATGAGGTTCGAGCTTTGGCAAGTCGTACGCACCAATCAACAACGGAAATCACCAACGTTGTATCAGCGATTCAAAGCCAGATGGAAGCGTCGATGGCGGAAATTGGCGAGTGTAACTCTCAAGGCCAACGTACATTAAGTGATTCTGAGTCTTTAGATTCAAGTCTACAGCTCATCCTAAGTGATATGGAAGACATCCAAGGCAATTCAGAGCGTATCGCGTCTGCGATAGAAGAGCAGGGTGCGGTTATGGCGCAAGTGAGTGATTCAATTACTGAGCTAAGTGCTATCTCGAACCAAAACACAGCTTCGGCTCAGCATTGTTTGGTTGAAGTGGATAAGGTTGCGGCTCAAGCGAGCGAAATGGACAGTGCGGTCGCACAATTCAAAACGTCATAA